One part of the Chryseobacterium sp. 7 genome encodes these proteins:
- a CDS encoding TM2 domain-containing protein has protein sequence MENYGYTKTENVQNQQSNVPYRSEKKIPAALLGILVGWLALNKFYLGYTKEGIIQLVLNVVTLGAASIIPFIEGILYLFMSDKQFDDTYVYGKKGWL, from the coding sequence ATGGAAAATTACGGTTATACAAAAACAGAAAATGTACAAAACCAGCAAAGCAATGTTCCTTACCGTTCGGAAAAGAAAATCCCTGCGGCATTATTGGGAATTCTTGTAGGATGGCTGGCTTTAAATAAATTTTATCTGGGATATACAAAAGAAGGAATCATTCAGCTGGTTCTGAATGTTGTTACTTTAGGAGCTGCTTCCATCATTCCTTTCATTGAAGGTATTTTATATCTCTTTATGAGTGACAAGCAGTTTGATGATACTTATGTGTATGGAAAAAAGGGGTGGTTATAA
- a CDS encoding bacteriocin-like protein: MKNLKKIERNQLKEIKGGDIIIDDPNCGTWCKGVWHPCTINHLACPPE; the protein is encoded by the coding sequence ATGAAAAATCTTAAAAAGATTGAGAGAAATCAATTGAAGGAAATCAAAGGAGGAGACATTATTATTGATGATCCTAATTGTGGAACATGGTGTAAAGGAGTTTGGCATCCATGTACAATCAACCATTTGGCTTGCCCACCAGAGTGA
- the hemB gene encoding porphobilinogen synthase: MIHSRNRRLRINESIRSLVRENVLTTDDFVMPIFVMEGENKQEAIPSMPGIFRRSIDLTVKECKELFSLGVKAVNLYMKVSEHLKDNTGKEAWNKDGLMQNTIKAIKDAVPGMIVMPDVALDPYSIYGHDGIIENGKVLNDATNDALARMSVSHAEAGADLVAPSDMMDGRVQIIREALEDSGFTDVGIVSYAAKYASSFYGPFRSALDSAPKDDLEIPKDKKTYQMDFHNTREALNEVFKDIHEGADVIMIKPGLPYLDIVSKVRDAIDLPIAVYNVSGEYAMVKAAAQNGWLDNDKTIIESLTCFKRAGADMIFTYFAKEAAILLNK, translated from the coding sequence ATGATACATTCAAGAAATAGAAGACTTAGAATTAACGAATCTATCAGAAGTTTGGTAAGAGAAAATGTGCTTACAACTGATGATTTTGTAATGCCGATCTTCGTAATGGAGGGCGAAAACAAGCAGGAGGCAATCCCGTCTATGCCGGGAATTTTTAGGCGGAGCATAGATTTAACAGTGAAGGAATGTAAGGAATTATTTTCTTTGGGAGTAAAAGCCGTCAATTTGTACATGAAAGTGTCAGAACATCTGAAAGACAATACCGGAAAAGAAGCATGGAACAAAGACGGATTGATGCAGAACACCATCAAAGCAATCAAAGATGCCGTTCCGGGAATGATTGTGATGCCGGATGTAGCTTTAGATCCCTATTCAATTTACGGACACGATGGAATCATTGAAAACGGAAAGGTTCTCAATGATGCTACCAATGATGCACTGGCAAGAATGTCAGTATCTCATGCAGAAGCAGGAGCAGATCTTGTGGCTCCAAGTGATATGATGGACGGAAGAGTGCAGATCATTCGTGAAGCATTGGAAGATAGCGGATTTACTGATGTAGGAATTGTAAGCTATGCTGCCAAATATGCAAGTTCTTTCTATGGACCTTTCAGAAGTGCCTTAGACAGCGCTCCGAAAGATGATTTGGAAATTCCGAAAGATAAAAAGACTTACCAGATGGACTTCCACAATACCCGCGAAGCATTGAACGAAGTTTTCAAAGACATTCATGAAGGAGCAGATGTGATCATGATTAAACCGGGTCTTCCTTATCTGGATATCGTTTCCAAAGTACGTGATGCTATTGATCTTCCGATTGCAGTTTATAACGTAAGTGGAGAATATGCCATGGTAAAAGCGGCTGCTCAAAACGGATGGCTGGATAATGACAAAACGATCATTGAAAGTCTGACATGTTTCAAAAGAGCAGGAGCAGACATGATCTTCACCTATTTTGCGAAAGAAGCTGCTATCTTGTTGAATAAATAA